A part of Citrifermentans bremense genomic DNA contains:
- a CDS encoding cyclase family protein — protein sequence MRIHDITVSLSSDLPIYPGDPGINIEPFSRISQGDSANVSRISMGSHSGTHMDAPFHFDDAGTTVDEIALETVIGKALVLEILGAKEIGRQELEKFRIEGEERLLLKTDNSKLWQQKEFSEGYAALSKEGAQYLRDAGVRLVGIDYLSIEGFHGKGDVHRTLLEDGILVIEGLNLEGIKAGHYQLICLPLKLKGGDGAPVRALLVGGSDSAAEPEFDPHTSKWPLA from the coding sequence ATGCGAATCCACGACATTACTGTTTCCCTCTCCAGCGATCTCCCCATCTACCCAGGCGACCCCGGCATCAACATCGAACCCTTCAGCCGCATCTCCCAAGGCGATTCCGCCAACGTCTCCCGCATCAGCATGGGAAGCCACAGCGGCACCCACATGGACGCCCCTTTTCATTTTGACGACGCCGGGACCACGGTCGACGAGATCGCGCTGGAAACCGTGATCGGTAAGGCGCTGGTGCTGGAGATCCTGGGGGCCAAGGAAATCGGGCGCCAGGAACTGGAGAAATTCCGGATCGAAGGGGAAGAGCGGCTGCTGCTGAAGACCGACAACTCGAAGCTCTGGCAGCAAAAAGAGTTTTCCGAAGGGTACGCAGCCCTCAGCAAGGAAGGCGCGCAGTACCTGCGCGATGCAGGGGTAAGGCTCGTGGGGATAGACTATCTCTCCATCGAGGGGTTCCACGGCAAGGGGGACGTGCACCGCACGCTGCTGGAAGACGGCATCCTTGTGATCGAGGGGTTGAACCTGGAAGGGATCAAGGCGGGGCACTACCAGCTCATCTGTCTGCCGCTGAAGCTGAAAGGCGGGGACGGAGCGCCCGTTCGGGCGCTCCTTGTTGGCGGTTCCGACTCCGCTGCCGAGCCGGAGTTTGATCCTCACACCAGCAAATGGCCGCTGGCGTGA